CCGCGCCGGCGCCCCCGCCCCCGCCGACGCCGTTCGGATCACCCTGTCCTGACGACGTCGCGTGTCGAATACCGGGCCGCCCGTCGCGATGACCCGACAGGGCTCGAGGGGTCAGGTCGACCAGAGCCAGCCTGCGCGGTCGGGTGGGGCGTAGCGGTAGATCGGCCGGCCGAGGACCAGGCGGCGCGGGACGGGACCGAAGTGCCGTGAGTCGGTGCTGGCCGACGGGTTGTCGCCGCGGACCGTGACGGTGCGACGGTCGACTGCTTCGGCCCGCTTGACGAGCAGCCGGTCGGCCTCCTCGGGATGGGTCACGACGACCAGCCGGCCGGGCCGAACCGGACCGGGGGACACCAGCAGCCGGTCACCGGGCAGCAGGGTGGGCAGCATGCTCGGCCCCTGCACGGTGACGCGGGGGAGGGTGAGCAGCCGGGCGGCGCCGACGGCCGCGACGAGCGCGGCGGCGACTGCAGGCCATGTGACAGGGCGGGGGGTTCGGACCGGGTCGGTTGGGAGGGCCATGGGTAGCTAGAGTGTGGCCCGCTTTCGTGTCCACCCCCTCAAGGAGAACCACATGCTCCAGCGAATCCTGACCCTGACCGACCGCTTCAACGCCCCGACGACCGCCCACGCGCACTGCGACCTGATGTGCGGCGTCTACGACCCGGCCCAGGCCCGCATCGAGGCGGAGTCGGTCCTGAAGTGCGCGGAGAAGTACCAGGACTCCGACGACCCGGTCTTCAAGCAGCGGGCGATCACCATCAAGGAGGAGCGGGCCGAGCTGGTCAAGCACCACCTGTCGGTGCTGTGGACCGACTACTTCAAGCCGCCGCACGTGGAGCAGTTCCCACAGCTGC
This genomic window from Euzebya rosea contains:
- the sodX gene encoding nickel-type superoxide dismutase maturation protease, with amino-acid sequence MALPTDPVRTPRPVTWPAVAAALVAAVGAARLLTLPRVTVQGPSMLPTLLPGDRLLVSPGPVRPGRLVVVTHPEEADRLLVKRAEAVDRRTVTVRGDNPSASTDSRHFGPVPRRLVLGRPIYRYAPPDRAGWLWST
- the sodN gene encoding superoxide dismutase, Ni; this encodes MLQRILTLTDRFNAPTTAHAHCDLMCGVYDPAQARIEAESVLKCAEKYQDSDDPVFKQRAITIKEERAELVKHHLSVLWTDYFKPPHVEQFPQLHDLFWRAIKAAGDAKKSVDPADGQKLLDLIDEIAGIFAETKKG